The Natrinema pellirubrum DSM 15624 region GTGACGTAGAGCCCGTTCGAGACCGAATCGAGCAGCGGCGTCGTCTTGAGCCGCGCCGGCGGGGCGCTGTAGGCCGCCCCGAGGACGAGGAAGGCCGCGAGCCAGGGCACCGCGGCCGCCCCGACCAGCGGGACGAGCAGGATCGCCAGCGCCGCACAGAGCCCGACGGCCGCTGGGACGTACCCCTGTCCTCGATAGCGCGTCTCCCGATCCTCCTTTTTCGGGTTCGCGGCGTCGATATCCCGGTCGTAGACGTCGTTGATGCCGTAGAGGAAGACGTTCGCCGGCAGGAGAAAGTAGACGAACAGGGCGACCGTGGCCGGCGTGAGCAGCTCGTCGGGGGCGTCGGCGGCGTAGGCGACGCCGACGACGACCGGCCCCGCGAGATAGAGCCAGAACCGCGGCCGCGAGAGCGACAGCAGGTACGACAGCTGCTCGCCGCGGTCGGTCTCGCCCGCTGCGGTCGGTTTCGAGGTCATCGATCGGCTCTCGAGGCTGTCCCGCACCGACTTCCGCGGCGCGGTCGGTCGTCTCGCTCCGAGCGGACGCGTCGCCCGATGCGTTCGATCCGCCGGACCGCTCGAGCGGCCGTCACGGCGTGTGTGCGGTCCCGTGATCGTCGAGGACCGCGTCGGCGGTCAGTTCGCCGCTGATGAGACACATGGGCATGCCGATTCCGGGTGTGGTATCGCCGCCCACGAAGTAGAGTCCGTCGACTTCCTTCGAGCGGTGTGGGGGCCTGAAAAGCGCCGTCTGGCGGAGGGTGTGGGCCATCCCCAGTGCCGTCCCGTCGTGGCTGTTGTACCGGCTCGCGAAGTCGGAAACGGTGAACCGTTCCTCGAGGACGATCCGGTCCCGGAGGTCGGTGCCCGTGTTCGCGGCGATGTCGTCGAGGACCCGATCGCGGTACTCGTCGCGGATCTCGGGGGTGTCCTCGAGGCCGGGCGCGATCGGGACGAGGGCAAAGAGGGTGCTATGGCCCTCGGGCGCGACGGTGTCGTCCGTTTCGGAGGGGACACACAGGTAGTAGGCGGGATCGTCGGGCCACTGTGGGTCCTCGAAGATCTGATCGAAGTGGTCCTGCCAGTCGGTCGGCAGCACGAGCGTGTGATGTGCGAGTTCGTCGACCTCGCCCTCGACACCCAGATAGAGCAGAAAAGCGGAGGGCGCGTAGGTACGGTCCTCCCAGTAGTCGGCGTCGTAGCCGCGCCGTTCGGGGGTGAGCAGTTCCTGTTCGGTGTGGGCGTAGTCGGCGTTGCTGACGACCAGATCCGCCGGGATCGGTCCCGAGGCGGTCTCG contains the following coding sequences:
- a CDS encoding prenyltransferase; translation: MTSKPTAAGETDRGEQLSYLLSLSRPRFWLYLAGPVVVGVAYAADAPDELLTPATVALFVYFLLPANVFLYGINDVYDRDIDAANPKKEDRETRYRGQGYVPAAVGLCAALAILLVPLVGAAAVPWLAAFLVLGAAYSAPPARLKTTPLLDSVSNGLYVTPGIAAYAAVAGTAPPLLAIVGGWLWAMGMHTFSAIPDIEPDRETGIRTTATVLGETRTYAYCGACWLASAAAFGAIDVRMGVLLLVYPVLVVAITTASVAVDRAYWWFPAINTVVGAALTMGGLWRLLYG